A section of the Pseudomonas tritici genome encodes:
- a CDS encoding TonB-dependent siderophore receptor yields the protein MPRHFKRSALPLALAINLASLAALTLAISSPVAAQETVRYAIAAGALGPALNLFAQQAHVALLFDSKTVAGLNTAGLQGDYPVAQGFAQLLRGSGLQAVQGTNGYVLVPLTTSGSLELGPTAITGLSEERSTDHVKGYVATRNLSATKTDTPIIETPQSLSVVTNDEIRDRQSETLSQTLDLTPGFTSQPTSFNRTSDRFRIRGFDVESATGGSLRDGLRLQNNSYDGVQEPYGLERAEVIRGAASVLYGQLSPGGLINTVSKRPSQTPYHEINLQAGQNDRKQLSADFTGPVGDSDTLSYRLTLLDRKSDTAADHIQNDKVYVAPALTWQPDDDTSLTLLSFYQKTETGFSAPLPYQLTKGVGSGGFQIGRHDFIGEPDYDEMNGEMSALGYEFEHRFDEHTRISNKLRYYQSDVTWRYLQVNTAGIAAAQTTGILRRQYSDRQERSRGLASDTNIESKWQFGDWQHTFLLGFDGYDTSYDSHNFRGTAPSLNLATYNYGQPVVVNRNPATDRGSQIDTLQKGLYFQDQIKFDERWILLLGARHDWADQDTELFRNSAKSSQSDEATTWRAGLVYKADNGVAPYISYSESFFPVAGTNKAGQSFVPTEGKQYEIGIRYQPEGSATLLSAAVYQLEQRNVLSQDRTDLNFSVQVGEVRSRGFELEAKTEVTPNLSLISSYAYIDARITKSDIASEIGQRSEDTPYHQAALWADYRLAALGIPQLRIGGGARYKGTTQASGVPSSMPAYTLYDARASYEIDPHWEVALNANNVTNKRYTYCEFAICRYGDERQLVSSLTYRW from the coding sequence ATGCCCCGCCACTTCAAGCGTTCTGCGTTGCCCCTCGCCCTGGCGATCAACCTGGCCAGCCTGGCTGCGCTGACCCTGGCCATCAGCAGCCCGGTGGCGGCGCAAGAAACCGTGCGTTATGCCATCGCCGCCGGCGCCTTGGGCCCGGCGTTGAACCTGTTTGCCCAGCAGGCGCATGTGGCGCTGCTGTTCGACAGCAAGACCGTCGCTGGCCTGAACACCGCCGGTTTGCAAGGCGACTACCCGGTGGCGCAGGGCTTCGCCCAGTTGCTGCGCGGCAGCGGTTTGCAGGCGGTGCAAGGCACCAACGGTTACGTACTGGTGCCACTCACGACCAGCGGCTCGCTGGAGCTGGGCCCCACCGCCATCACCGGCCTCAGCGAAGAACGCAGCACTGACCACGTCAAAGGCTACGTCGCCACGCGCAACCTCAGCGCCACCAAGACCGACACCCCGATCATCGAAACCCCGCAATCGCTGTCGGTGGTCACCAATGACGAAATCCGTGACCGCCAATCCGAAACGCTCTCGCAAACCCTCGACCTCACGCCGGGCTTCACCAGCCAGCCCACCAGTTTCAACCGCACCTCGGACCGCTTCCGTATTCGCGGTTTCGACGTGGAATCCGCCACGGGTGGCTCCCTGCGCGATGGACTGCGCCTGCAAAACAACTCCTACGACGGCGTGCAGGAACCCTATGGGCTGGAACGCGCCGAGGTGATTCGCGGCGCGGCGTCGGTGCTGTACGGCCAACTGTCGCCGGGCGGCTTGATCAACACCGTGAGCAAGCGCCCAAGCCAAACGCCCTACCACGAGATCAACCTGCAAGCCGGGCAGAACGATCGCAAGCAACTGTCCGCCGACTTCACGGGCCCGGTGGGCGACAGTGACACCTTGAGCTACCGCCTGACCCTGCTCGACCGCAAGAGCGACACCGCTGCCGATCACATCCAGAACGACAAGGTCTACGTCGCCCCGGCCCTGACCTGGCAACCGGATGACGATACGTCGCTGACCCTGCTGTCGTTCTATCAGAAGACCGAGACAGGCTTCTCCGCGCCCCTGCCCTATCAGTTGACCAAGGGCGTGGGCAGCGGCGGTTTCCAGATCGGCCGCCACGACTTTATCGGCGAGCCGGACTACGACGAAATGAATGGCGAGATGTCTGCGCTGGGCTATGAATTCGAACACCGCTTCGATGAGCACACGCGCATCAGCAACAAGCTGCGCTACTACCAGTCGGATGTGACGTGGCGGTACCTGCAAGTCAACACCGCCGGCATCGCCGCCGCGCAGACCACCGGCATCCTGCGCCGCCAATACAGCGACCGCCAAGAGCGCTCGCGGGGCCTGGCCAGCGACACCAACATCGAAAGCAAATGGCAATTCGGCGACTGGCAGCACACCTTCCTGCTGGGCTTCGACGGCTATGACACCAGCTACGACTCGCATAACTTCCGTGGCACTGCACCGTCACTGAACCTGGCAACCTACAACTACGGCCAGCCGGTGGTGGTGAACCGCAACCCGGCAACCGACCGCGGTTCGCAGATCGATACCCTGCAAAAAGGCCTCTATTTCCAGGACCAGATCAAGTTCGATGAGCGTTGGATTCTGCTGTTGGGCGCACGCCATGACTGGGCCGACCAAGACACCGAACTGTTCCGCAATTCCGCCAAGAGCAGCCAGAGCGATGAAGCCACCACCTGGCGCGCGGGCCTGGTGTACAAGGCCGACAATGGCGTGGCGCCCTATATCAGCTACAGCGAGTCGTTCTTCCCGGTGGCCGGCACCAACAAGGCGGGGCAAAGCTTTGTCCCCACCGAGGGCAAGCAGTATGAAATCGGTATCCGCTATCAGCCCGAAGGCAGCGCCACGCTGCTGAGTGCAGCGGTGTACCAGTTGGAACAGCGCAACGTGCTGAGCCAGGACCGCACCGATCTCAACTTCTCGGTGCAGGTCGGCGAAGTGCGCTCGCGTGGCTTCGAGCTCGAAGCCAAGACCGAAGTCACCCCCAACCTCAGCCTGATCTCGTCCTACGCCTATATCGATGCACGCATTACCAAAAGCGATATCGCCAGCGAAATCGGCCAACGCAGTGAAGACACGCCTTACCACCAGGCCGCCCTCTGGGCCGACTACCGCCTGGCGGCATTGGGTATCCCGCAACTGCGCATCGGCGGCGGCGCCCGCTACAAAGGCACGACCCAAGCCTCCGGCGTACCGTCATCAATGCCCGCCTACACCCTGTACGACGCGCGCGCCAGCTACGAAATCGATCCGCATTGGGAAGTCGCGCTTAACGCCAACAACGTCACCAACAAACGCTACACCTACTGCGAATTCGCGATTTGCCGCTATGGCGATGAGCGGCAGTTGGTCAGTTCATTGACGTATCGCTGGTAG